From Oceanispirochaeta sp., one genomic window encodes:
- a CDS encoding class I SAM-dependent methyltransferase has protein sequence MSQKTFSKIPDSRETSLLIDCPSCGGSSFKIHWQADQGVWQICRSCSLILQNPQPQQEDILQRYDSEYFDYETRNEEGFLKLMLLGLKDVGFSEWDVLSSEEKTFLDIGCATGRLGAWLNDSGWKAQGVEVCREAAAYGNSHYNIDIFPGTLEEAGFVDNHFRFVHASHVIEHLNRPDLFLQEIYRILKPGGIFYCITPNSSGFQALIFAHKWRSVIADHLYLFSRKTLKLSARAQGFSILRTKTWGGLGVGYAPGLLKNIADKLVKPLGWGDVMMMVLQKPSGEEN, from the coding sequence ATGAGTCAGAAGACATTTTCAAAAATACCGGACAGCCGGGAGACCAGTCTTCTGATTGACTGCCCCTCCTGCGGCGGCAGCTCTTTTAAAATCCATTGGCAGGCAGATCAGGGTGTCTGGCAGATCTGCCGGTCCTGTTCCCTGATTTTACAGAATCCTCAGCCCCAGCAGGAGGATATACTTCAACGCTATGATTCAGAATATTTTGATTATGAAACCCGGAATGAAGAGGGTTTTTTAAAACTCATGCTTTTAGGTTTAAAAGACGTGGGATTCTCTGAATGGGATGTCCTTTCATCAGAGGAGAAAACATTTCTGGATATCGGTTGTGCCACGGGTCGTCTGGGGGCCTGGCTGAACGATTCAGGATGGAAGGCTCAAGGGGTCGAGGTGTGCCGTGAGGCGGCCGCCTACGGCAACAGCCACTATAACATTGATATATTCCCCGGGACTCTTGAGGAAGCAGGTTTTGTGGATAATCATTTTCGTTTTGTACATGCCTCTCATGTTATTGAACACCTGAACAGACCCGACCTGTTTTTGCAGGAAATCTATCGTATTCTGAAACCTGGGGGAATCTTTTACTGTATAACACCCAATAGTTCCGGGTTTCAGGCTCTGATCTTTGCTCATAAATGGAGGTCTGTCATTGCCGACCATCTTTATCTCTTTTCCAGAAAAACACTAAAACTCAGTGCCCGGGCTCAGGGATTCAGTATTCTCAGAACTAAAACCTGGGGAGGTCTGGGAGTCGGTTATGCCCCAGGTTTATTAAAAAATATAGCTGATAAACTGGTGAAACCCCTGGGGTGGGGTGATGTCATGATGATGGTACTTCAGAAACCTTCAGGTGAAGAAAACTGA